The following proteins are co-located in the Candidatus Accumulibacter cognatus genome:
- the rfaD gene encoding ADP-glyceromanno-heptose 6-epimerase, translating into MYTIVTGAAGFIGSNLVKALNERGMRRIIAVDNLSRAEKFRNLVDCDIADYIDKQKFLDRLLAGDFDGDIDAIFHQGACSDTLESDGRYMMENNYRYSLGLLDWCLDQEVPLLYASSAATYGGGNVFREERAHEAPLNVYGYSKFLFDQVVRQRLAAAGSSHSQIVGFRYFNVYGPRESHKGRMASVAFHHFQQFRSQGKVKLFEGCDGYADGEQRRDFVHVGDVTSVNLFFLDHPEKSGIFNVGSGRAQPFNDLAMASVNGCRALFGEAALPLAELVQQGLIEYIPFPADLKGKYQSFTEADLTMLRKAGYDAPFASVEEGVAQYVNWLNEHA; encoded by the coding sequence ATGTATACCATCGTTACCGGCGCAGCCGGCTTCATAGGTTCCAATCTCGTCAAGGCGCTCAACGAGCGCGGCATGCGCAGGATCATTGCCGTCGACAATCTGAGTCGGGCCGAGAAGTTTCGTAATCTAGTCGATTGCGACATCGCCGATTACATCGACAAACAGAAATTCCTCGACCGTCTGCTGGCCGGAGACTTTGACGGTGACATCGATGCCATTTTCCACCAGGGGGCATGTTCTGATACCCTGGAGAGCGATGGCCGCTACATGATGGAGAACAATTACCGTTACTCGCTAGGTCTCCTTGACTGGTGTCTTGATCAGGAAGTCCCGCTGCTCTACGCATCGAGCGCGGCAACCTATGGAGGGGGCAACGTTTTCCGGGAAGAGCGGGCTCACGAGGCACCGCTGAATGTCTACGGCTATTCGAAGTTCCTGTTCGACCAAGTGGTTCGGCAACGTCTTGCCGCCGCCGGTTCGTCCCACTCGCAGATCGTCGGCTTTCGCTATTTCAACGTCTATGGTCCGCGCGAGTCGCACAAGGGGCGCATGGCTTCGGTCGCCTTCCACCATTTTCAGCAGTTTCGCAGCCAGGGCAAGGTCAAGCTCTTCGAAGGCTGCGATGGCTATGCGGATGGCGAACAGCGACGCGATTTCGTGCATGTCGGCGATGTCACGAGCGTCAACCTGTTTTTCCTCGATCATCCTGAGAAATCAGGGATTTTCAATGTCGGCAGCGGTCGCGCACAACCCTTCAACGATCTGGCGATGGCCAGCGTCAATGGCTGCCGAGCCTTGTTTGGCGAGGCAGCGCTGCCGCTCGCCGAACTGGTGCAGCAAGGGCTGATCGAATACATCCCGTTTCCGGCGGATCTCAAGGGCAAGTACCAGAGTTTCACCGAAGCCGACCTCACCATGCTGCGCAAGGCGGGTTATGACGCCCCTTTTGCCAGTGTCGAGGAAGGCGTTGCGCAATATGTTAACTGGCTGAACGAGCATGCATAA
- the rfaE1 gene encoding D-glycero-beta-D-manno-heptose-7-phosphate kinase, whose translation MHIPDIATAKLLIVGDVMLDRYWFGEVTRISPEAPVPVVKVERSEERPGGAANVARNVAALGAQVALLSVVGDDEAGRCLQRLLAESGIEASLHLDAAISTTVKLRVIGRQQQLLRIDFETVPSHEVLRTKLVEFAARLPTCDAVILSDYGKGGLAHIGEMIRLARAAGKKVLVDPKGDDFSKYAGATIVTPNRAELRAVVGRWHDDGELAYKAGALRSDLGLEALLVTRSEEGMSLFHAGGAIYEQAVAREVFDVSGAGDTVIATLAVMLACGRAWPEAVRVANVAAGVVVGKLGTAVVSHHELAAALK comes from the coding sequence ATGCACATCCCTGATATTGCGACCGCGAAGCTGCTGATCGTCGGCGACGTGATGCTGGATCGCTACTGGTTTGGCGAGGTCACACGCATTTCTCCCGAGGCACCGGTGCCGGTGGTCAAGGTAGAGCGCAGCGAGGAGCGCCCTGGCGGGGCGGCTAACGTCGCCCGCAACGTCGCCGCCCTGGGTGCGCAGGTCGCCCTGCTGTCGGTGGTTGGCGACGACGAGGCCGGGCGCTGCTTGCAGAGACTGCTGGCCGAAAGTGGCATCGAGGCCAGCCTGCATCTCGATGCCGCGATCAGCACGACGGTCAAGCTGCGCGTGATCGGCCGGCAACAGCAATTGCTGCGCATCGATTTTGAAACGGTACCTTCGCATGAGGTGTTGCGCACCAAACTCGTCGAGTTTGCGGCGCGCCTGCCAACATGCGACGCGGTGATCCTCTCCGATTATGGCAAGGGCGGCTTGGCGCACATCGGCGAGATGATCCGATTGGCGCGAGCGGCCGGCAAAAAGGTTTTGGTCGATCCCAAGGGAGACGATTTCTCCAAGTATGCGGGCGCGACCATCGTCACACCGAACCGCGCCGAGTTGCGCGCTGTGGTCGGTCGCTGGCATGACGACGGCGAACTGGCGTACAAGGCTGGGGCACTGCGCAGCGATTTGGGACTCGAAGCGCTGTTGGTGACCCGCAGCGAGGAAGGGATGTCGCTCTTCCATGCCGGCGGGGCGATCTATGAGCAGGCAGTGGCTAGGGAGGTCTTCGATGTTTCTGGCGCCGGCGACACGGTCATCGCCACCCTGGCGGTGATGCTCGCGTGCGGCAGGGCCTGGCCGGAAGCCGTCCGGGTGGCAAATGTCGCGGCCGGCGTCGTCGTTGGCAAGCTCGGTACGGCGGTGGTCAGTCATCATGAACTGGCCGCAGCACTCAAGTGA
- the lapB gene encoding lipopolysaccharide assembly protein LapB, producing MIEFEYWQLLCFPLFFGFGWAAARIDIRHLVKESRTLPRSYFQGLNFLLNEQPDRAIEAFVEAVKIDPQTIELHFALGSLFRRRGETERAIRMHQNLIEREDLKQDLKLQALAELGQDYLKAGLLDRAEQIFDKLRDSSLAEEAKRNLLEIYQLEKDWGKAITIASELPDYASHKEIAEYHCELAAAELIRSRRDLAVSHLQTALERNRKCVRASLLQGDILLQQDQPLAAIESWQRIEQQDPTYLALVAQRLLDAFRKLDRRERGLQLLRGYLEHYPSLDLLDVVFQLVLESDGPDAAYKLVRDELKRNPTLLGFDKLLEARLLIAPPESRPDLDLAKGIVQGYTRRLARYRCDNCGFKARQFYWRCPACGGWETYSPKRTEEFDLTP from the coding sequence ATGATTGAATTCGAATACTGGCAGCTCCTGTGTTTCCCTCTGTTCTTCGGGTTCGGCTGGGCAGCGGCGCGCATCGATATCCGGCATCTCGTGAAGGAGTCGCGAACGCTGCCGCGTTCGTATTTTCAGGGGCTCAACTTCTTGCTCAACGAGCAGCCTGACCGCGCCATCGAGGCCTTTGTCGAAGCCGTCAAGATCGATCCCCAGACCATTGAGCTGCACTTTGCGTTGGGCAGCCTATTCCGTCGTCGCGGCGAGACCGAACGCGCCATCCGCATGCACCAGAACCTAATCGAACGTGAAGATCTGAAACAGGATTTGAAACTGCAGGCACTGGCGGAACTCGGACAGGACTATCTTAAGGCCGGCTTGCTCGATCGCGCCGAACAAATTTTTGACAAGCTGCGCGATTCATCTCTGGCCGAAGAAGCGAAGCGCAACCTGCTCGAGATCTATCAACTCGAAAAGGACTGGGGAAAGGCGATCACGATCGCTTCGGAACTGCCGGACTACGCGTCACACAAGGAAATCGCTGAGTACCATTGCGAGTTGGCCGCTGCTGAGCTGATTCGCTCGCGCCGTGATCTGGCGGTCAGCCATCTGCAGACGGCGCTTGAGCGCAACCGTAAATGTGTTCGCGCCAGCCTGCTCCAAGGTGACATTCTGCTCCAGCAGGATCAGCCGCTGGCAGCAATCGAATCCTGGCAACGCATCGAACAGCAGGATCCAACCTACTTGGCACTGGTTGCGCAACGCCTGCTCGACGCCTTTCGCAAGCTCGATCGCCGAGAAAGGGGCTTGCAACTGTTGCGCGGCTATCTTGAGCACTATCCTTCGCTGGACCTGCTCGACGTGGTTTTTCAACTGGTGCTCGAGAGCGACGGGCCGGATGCAGCGTACAAACTGGTTCGCGATGAGTTGAAGCGCAATCCGACCCTGCTCGGTTTCGACAAGTTGCTGGAGGCCAGATTACTGATTGCGCCGCCCGAGAGTCGCCCCGATCTCGACCTTGCAAAAGGGATCGTGCAGGGCTATACACGCCGCCTAGCGCGCTATCGATGCGATAATTGCGGCTTCAAGGCGCGTCAGTTCTATTGGCGCTGTCCGGCCTGTGGCGGTTGGGAGACCTATTCGCCAAAGCGCACCGAAGAATTTGACCTCACACCTTAG
- a CDS encoding integration host factor subunit beta: protein MTKSDLITQLAERFPQLVAKDADLSVKMILAAMEEALAQGDRIEIRGFGSFSLNYRPPRVGRNPKSGDKVEVPEKWVPHFKAGKELRERVDGALDAVDSI, encoded by the coding sequence ATGACCAAGTCGGATCTTATCACCCAGCTGGCCGAGCGCTTTCCGCAACTGGTCGCCAAGGATGCGGACCTGTCGGTGAAGATGATTCTCGCTGCGATGGAGGAGGCCCTGGCCCAGGGTGATCGCATCGAGATTCGCGGCTTTGGGAGTTTTTCTCTGAATTACCGGCCACCGCGGGTCGGTCGGAATCCTAAGTCCGGCGACAAGGTCGAGGTCCCAGAAAAATGGGTACCGCACTTCAAGGCCGGGAAGGAGTTGCGGGAACGCGTCGACGGCGCTCTGGACGCGGTAGACTCGATCTGA
- the rpsA gene encoding 30S ribosomal protein S1, which yields MSANPTMLESFAELFEESLGRQEMRPGEVITAEVVRIDQNFVVVNAGLKSESYIEIEEFLSDKGEIEVKVGDFVQVAIEQLENGFGETRLSRDRAKRVAAWNALEQALNDGSLVTGTITGKVKGGLTVMTNSVRAFLPGSLVDMRPVKDTSPYEGKTYEFKVIKLDRKRNNVVVSRRAVLEASVGEERDALLAALKEGSIVKGVVKNITDYGAFVDLGGIDGLLHITDLAWRRVRHPSEVLAVGDEVQAKILKFDQEKNRVSLGLKQLGEDPWVGISRRYPPTTRLFGKVTNLTDYGAFVEIEQGIEGLVHVSEMDWTNKNVHPSKVVQLGDEVEVMILEIDEDRRRISLGMKQCAANPWDDFSMNYKKGDRVRGAIKSITDFGVFIGLPGGIDGLVHLSDLSWSLPGEEAIRNFKKGDEVDAVVLAIDTDKERISLGIKQLDGDPYTSYIATHDKNSIARGIVKSVDARGAVVTLDGDIEAYLRASEVSRDRIDDLTKVYKEGDKVEAMIINVDRKTRSISLSIKAREQAEQQEAMQKFSADSNASSGTTNLGALLKAKLNNPN from the coding sequence ATGTCAGCTAATCCCACCATGCTAGAAAGTTTTGCCGAACTCTTCGAAGAGAGCCTCGGTCGTCAGGAAATGCGTCCCGGAGAGGTGATCACCGCGGAAGTCGTGCGCATTGACCAGAATTTTGTGGTCGTCAATGCCGGTCTCAAGTCCGAGAGCTATATTGAAATTGAAGAATTCCTGAGTGACAAGGGCGAAATCGAGGTCAAGGTCGGGGATTTTGTTCAAGTCGCCATTGAGCAGCTCGAAAACGGTTTCGGTGAAACCCGTCTGTCACGTGACCGTGCCAAACGTGTCGCGGCGTGGAATGCTCTCGAACAGGCGCTCAATGACGGTAGCCTGGTGACTGGCACCATTACCGGCAAGGTCAAGGGCGGGCTGACGGTAATGACCAACAGCGTCCGCGCTTTCCTGCCAGGTTCGCTGGTGGACATGCGTCCGGTCAAGGACACCAGCCCGTACGAAGGCAAGACCTACGAATTCAAGGTCATCAAGCTCGACCGCAAGCGTAATAACGTCGTCGTTTCCCGGCGTGCCGTCCTCGAAGCCAGTGTGGGCGAAGAGCGCGATGCACTGTTGGCGGCGCTCAAGGAAGGCAGCATCGTTAAAGGGGTGGTCAAGAACATCACTGATTACGGCGCTTTCGTTGACCTGGGCGGCATCGATGGCCTGCTGCATATTACTGACCTGGCTTGGCGCCGGGTTCGCCACCCCTCTGAAGTGCTTGCAGTTGGCGACGAGGTACAGGCCAAGATCCTCAAGTTCGACCAGGAGAAAAACCGCGTCTCCCTCGGTCTCAAGCAGTTGGGCGAAGATCCCTGGGTCGGCATCTCGCGCCGCTACCCACCGACCACCCGGCTATTCGGGAAAGTCACCAACCTCACCGACTACGGCGCCTTTGTCGAGATCGAACAAGGCATCGAGGGCCTGGTGCATGTCTCCGAAATGGACTGGACCAACAAAAACGTGCACCCGTCGAAGGTCGTTCAACTCGGCGATGAAGTCGAGGTGATGATCCTCGAGATCGATGAGGATCGGCGCAGAATTTCCCTGGGGATGAAGCAGTGTGCAGCCAATCCGTGGGACGACTTCTCGATGAACTACAAGAAGGGCGATCGGGTCCGTGGCGCCATCAAGTCGATCACCGACTTTGGCGTCTTCATTGGTCTGCCTGGGGGCATCGACGGTCTGGTACATCTGTCCGACCTCTCATGGTCGCTGCCAGGTGAAGAGGCGATCCGCAACTTCAAGAAGGGCGACGAGGTCGATGCTGTGGTGCTGGCCATCGATACTGACAAGGAGCGGATTTCGCTGGGCATCAAACAGCTTGATGGTGATCCCTATACCAGTTATATCGCGACTCACGACAAGAACAGCATCGCGCGTGGCATCGTCAAATCGGTCGATGCCCGCGGTGCTGTGGTGACGCTCGATGGCGACATCGAAGCCTATCTGCGCGCTTCGGAAGTATCGCGAGACCGCATCGATGATCTGACCAAGGTGTACAAGGAAGGTGACAAGGTGGAAGCCATGATCATCAACGTTGATCGCAAGACACGTTCGATCAGCCTGTCGATCAAGGCCCGGGAGCAGGCCGAGCAGCAGGAGGCCATGCAGAAGTTTTCGGCTGACAGCAATGCCAGTTCAGGTACCACGAATCTCGGGGCCCTGCTCAAAGCCAAGCTCAACAACCCGAACTAG
- a CDS encoding bifunctional 3-phosphoshikimate 1-carboxyvinyltransferase/cytidylate kinase, which yields MDHLDLPQLCAARGTVHLPGSKSLSNRLLLLAALATGRTELGDLLLSDDTARMLAALRILGVGVEPGEGKALCITGVAGDFPVRAADLFLGNAGTAFRPLTAVLALARGDYCLSGVPRMHERPIGDLVDALRQLGAQINYQGVEGFPPLRIRPPMPCSNDVVQVRGDVSSQFLTGLLMALPLRGIETTVEVVGELISRPYIDITLASMARFGVEVRRDGWRRFTVPAGSAYRSPGLVQVEGDASSASYFLALGAIGGGPLRVEGIGPDSIQGDVRFADALSAMGARISAGAHWIEAAAPLVGRLRGIDLDCNHIPDAAMTLATTALFADGPTTLRHIASWRVKETDRIAAMATELRKLGASVEEGADYLRIDPPVGGLHAAAIDTYDDHRMAMACSLAALGTPLRINDPQTVAKTFPDYFARFAEVGQAVPVIAIDGTSASGKGTIAIRVAQALGWHYLDSGALYRLTALAARHAGTAWDDEDTVAAIAAGLDVEFGDHAIILAGEEVSDAIRSEEISVGASRVAALPAVRAALLFRQRAFRRSPGLVADGRDMGSVVFPDAMIKVFLTASAEMRAMRRHKQLIEKGMAASIADLLLDLRERDERDSQRSVAPMQQSADAELLDTTNHTIDSAVAQVLDWVSKGLQKR from the coding sequence TGACACCGCGCGCATGCTCGCAGCGCTGCGGATACTCGGCGTTGGCGTCGAGCCGGGGGAGGGCAAGGCACTTTGTATCACTGGTGTGGCAGGGGATTTCCCGGTACGTGCGGCCGACCTTTTCCTCGGCAACGCTGGCACGGCTTTCCGGCCGCTGACTGCAGTCTTGGCGCTCGCCAGAGGTGACTATTGCCTGAGCGGAGTGCCGCGGATGCACGAACGACCGATTGGCGATCTGGTCGATGCCTTGCGCCAGCTAGGCGCCCAGATCAACTACCAGGGTGTCGAGGGCTTTCCGCCCTTGCGGATTCGCCCGCCGATGCCCTGCTCGAATGACGTAGTGCAGGTGCGTGGCGACGTGTCCAGCCAGTTTCTCACCGGTCTGTTGATGGCCTTGCCGCTACGCGGGATCGAAACGACGGTGGAAGTGGTCGGCGAGCTGATTTCCAGACCCTACATCGACATCACGCTGGCGAGCATGGCGCGCTTTGGCGTCGAGGTGCGACGCGACGGCTGGCGGCGCTTTACCGTGCCTGCGGGCAGTGCCTATCGTTCGCCAGGGCTCGTCCAGGTCGAAGGCGATGCCTCGTCGGCGTCCTACTTCCTCGCACTCGGCGCAATCGGCGGCGGGCCTTTGCGCGTCGAGGGAATTGGTCCGGACTCGATTCAGGGGGATGTGCGCTTTGCTGATGCCCTCTCCGCGATGGGCGCACGGATCAGTGCAGGGGCACACTGGATCGAGGCTGCGGCGCCGTTGGTCGGCAGGCTGCGGGGTATCGACCTCGATTGCAATCACATCCCCGATGCGGCGATGACGCTGGCCACCACGGCCTTGTTTGCCGACGGGCCGACCACCCTGCGCCATATTGCCAGCTGGAGAGTCAAGGAAACCGACCGCATCGCCGCGATGGCAACCGAGCTGCGCAAGCTCGGTGCAAGCGTCGAAGAGGGTGCGGACTACCTCCGCATCGATCCGCCAGTCGGCGGTCTGCACGCGGCGGCGATCGACACCTATGATGACCACCGGATGGCCATGGCCTGCTCGCTGGCAGCACTGGGAACGCCTCTGCGGATCAATGACCCGCAGACGGTGGCCAAGACCTTCCCGGACTATTTCGCACGCTTCGCCGAGGTCGGCCAGGCGGTGCCGGTGATCGCCATTGATGGCACCTCGGCTTCGGGCAAAGGCACCATCGCCATCCGCGTCGCGCAGGCGCTGGGTTGGCACTACCTCGATTCCGGCGCTCTCTATCGCTTGACCGCCCTGGCCGCACGGCATGCTGGAACGGCCTGGGACGATGAAGACACTGTCGCAGCAATTGCTGCCGGTCTCGATGTCGAGTTCGGCGACCATGCAATCATTCTGGCTGGCGAGGAAGTTTCTGACGCCATCCGCAGCGAGGAGATCTCTGTCGGTGCTTCGCGAGTGGCTGCGCTGCCTGCCGTACGCGCTGCCCTGCTGTTCCGGCAACGGGCTTTTCGCCGGTCACCTGGACTCGTTGCCGATGGGCGCGACATGGGTTCGGTAGTTTTTCCTGATGCGATGATCAAGGTTTTTCTCACCGCGAGCGCCGAGATGCGCGCCATGCGCCGGCATAAGCAGTTGATCGAAAAAGGAATGGCTGCTAGTATTGCGGACCTCTTGCTGGATCTGCGCGAGCGCGACGAACGGGATAGCCAACGTAGCGTCGCTCCGATGCAGCAGAGTGCGGACGCCGAGCTACTCGACACCACGAATCACACCATCGACTCAGCGGTGGCACAGGTTCTGGACTGGGTCAGCAAGGGTCTGCAGAAAAGGTGA